The following are encoded together in the Sparus aurata chromosome 1, fSpaAur1.1, whole genome shotgun sequence genome:
- the f8a gene encoding factor VIII intron 22 protein: MASEGDFLARYRAVSNKLKKRFLRKPNVAEASEQFGQLAKELKQQDCLQYAAFCNLAMARCEQTLFNAPGEALALTDAARLFLSSEKENRALQAPGFDEHLQAALNCYSFAIKVYIEMNQPVMAASLCLELGNALKEMNRPGEAIVHYQRAAELQTQTPIEALLSMGEMATCKILTRDYDGALSVFTEMQLTCQERGLQLPGTSMPVGAFLDIVAKCEISRVLLLMLLEPPPQKLLPEHAQTLERYAWESFDPHSQVTFLPENVFLLLQSVVMACQEKDTESLKSLQTELWPFLTAEQNHLLHLVVQERITPSGQGI, from the exons ATGGCTTCGGAGGGCGACTTTCTGGCGAGATACCGTGCTGtgtcaaacaaactgaaaaa ACGTTTTCTCCGTAAGCCCAATGTAGCTGAGGCGAGTGAGCAGTTTG GTCAGTTGGCCAAGGAGCTGAAGCAGCAGGACTGCCTTCAGTATGCTGCCTTCTGCAACCTGGCCATGGCTCG GTGTGAGCAGACTCTCTTCAATGCTCCTGGAGAGGCCTTGGCATTGACGGATGCTGCccgcctctttctctcttccgaGAAGGAGAACAGGGCGCTGCAGGCACCGGGATTTGATGAGCACCTTCAGGCTGCACTCAACTGCTACAGTTTTGCCATCAAG GTATACATTGAGATGAACCAGCCTGTGATGGCAGCCAGCCTCTGTCTAGAACTTGGCAATGCACTCAAG GAGATGAATAGACCAGGAGAGGCTATCGTTCATTACcagagagctgcagagctgcagacacagacgcCAATTGAAGCCCTGCTGTCGATGGGAGAAATGGCCACGTGTAAAATTCTCACCC GTGACTACGATGGTGCATTGTCAGTGTTCACAGAGATGCAGCTGACGTGCCAGGAGAGGGGACTGCAGCTGCCAGGCACCAGTATGCCTGTTG GTGCATTTCTCGACATTGTGGCAAAATGTGAGATCTCCAGAGTACTACTACTGATGCTGCTCGAG CCTCCACCCCAGAAGCTGCTACCAGAACACGCTCAGACCCTGGAGAGATACGCCTGGGAGTCTTTTGACCCTCACAGCCAAG TGACCTTCCTGCCTGAGAATGTTTTCCTGCTCCTGCAGTCAGTCGTG aTGGCGTGTCaagagaaagacacagagtcCCTCAAGTCTCTTCAGACAGAGCTGTG gCCATTTCTGACTGCTGAGCAGAATCATCTTCTCCACCTGGTGGTTCAGGAGCGCATCACACCGTCTGGACAAGGCATCTAG
- the LOC115586385 gene encoding epithelial membrane protein 1, whose translation MLMLAGIVVVHITTIILLLVATIDNAWWITDSMSTDLWGSWEMENSVWHYTNLKNYPEEYLQTVQATSILACVFSILALFVFVAQLFTLPKGQRFTFTGILQLIACLCIMIAASIYTAKLHDKDKVGGYGHCYVLAWISFVLTFLLAITYLVLRKKSE comes from the exons ATGTTGATGCTGGCTGGAATCGTTGTTGTGcacatcaccaccatcatcctgctgctggtggccACCATCGATAAT GCCTGGTGGATCACTGATAGTATGTCGACTGACCTGTGGGGCAGCTGGGAGATGGAAAACTCAGTCTGGCATTACACCAACCTGAAAAACTACCCAGAGG AGTATCTCCAGACGGTTCAGGCCACCTCGATACTCGCCTGCGTCTTTTCCATTCTGgccttgtttgtgtttgtggctcAGCTGTTCACTCTGCCCAAAGGCCAGAGGTTCACCTTCACTGGCATTTTACAGCTAATCGCCT GCCTGTGCATAATGATAGCGGCCTCGATCTATACGGCCAAGCTCCACGACAAGGACAAGGTGGGAGGCTACGGACACTGCTACGTCCTGGCCTGGATCTCTTTTGTCCTCACCTTTCTCTTAGCGATCACCTACCTCGTCCTGCGGAAGAAGAGTGAGTGA